The stretch of DNA ACTCCCTGTATGGCAATACGGTACAGCTGATTGATGAGGCCACTGGCCAAGTGGTTTCCACTCAAATCATCAACCCGCAGTCTGGTAACCAGACTAACGACAGTACAGCGATTGTGGACTTCTACAATCTGGATGCCAGTAAGTCATACAGTGCGGTCATCCTGCGTTCAGAGAAGGGTGCAGTAGCTAACGTTGGCGGCGTAGCCAAAGTAGGCGAAACCACCGTTCAGAACGTCAACAAAGCATGGGCAGGGTTGAAGGCAGAAGAGGCTAACCACGCCTATGTGCTGACCACCGAGTCTGAAACCAACGTTGCGAATGCCAGCATCAACGGCGGCACCAACAAGACGGGTATTGTGGGAACCGGCTACAACGATACATTCTTTGCCACCCAAGGCAACGATTTGTATAACGGCGGTGGCGGTACCTCAACGATATCTGGCGTGAAGAGCTGGAGTGATACCGGTGGTCTGGACATCGTTGACTACAAACTGGCGGGCAATACACCGCTGGTGATCGACTTGAGTAAGACGACAATGCAAAGTACTGGCTTCGGTAATGCACAGTTTGTGAATATCGAAGGGCTGGCTGGTGGTGGCGGTAACGACATCTTTACCGGCAATAACCAGAATAACTACTTTGATGGTCGTGGTGGCAATGACACCTTCTACTTGGGTGCTGCCGGCCAGGATACGCTGATGTATAAGTCTCTGAATGCATCAGCCAACGATGGCGGTAACGGTCACGATACAGTGTATGGCTTCTTCGTTGGTACGATGGAAGCGACGCCAAATGCTGACATCATCGATGTGAGCGATCTGCTGGTAGGTTATCAGGCGGATGCTGACGGTGCGGCTCACTATATCAACGGTGTTGCAACCATTGATGCTGGTGACCGGATTGCTCAGTACCTCTCGGTTTCCTATAGCGGTAATGACACCATTCTGTCCATTGACCGTGATGGTGACGGCGGTGCTTACGGGGCGACGGAATTAGTCACCCTGAAAGATACCAAGGCAACCCTGGAAGAGCTGTTGGCGAACCACCAGATCGTTATCGACGACGAGGGTCATGGTGCGGCAGTTACTGCAGCGATTGAGTCTGCAAGCGCTAAATCGTTAGCGGCTATCACTCAGATATTTACTGCCGGTGACGACATTCTGTTCGCTACCGAGCACGAAGATATTCTGTTAGGTGGTCAGGGTAACGACACCTTTATCGGCATCGGTAAAGGGGATCAGGTATCTGGTGGTGAAGGTAACGACATCATCAAGATTATCTCTACAGACTTCGCTTCCATTTCCGGTGATGAGGGAATCGACACCCTGATCCTGGATACCACTGGCGAACTGTTAGACCTGAGTGCGTTGAAAGACAAACTGAGCTCAGTGGAGATCTTCGATATGGGCAACGGTGGCAACACCATGAACGTATCGCTGGAAGATGTCCTGCGCCTGGGATCAGAAGAACTGGCAATTAACAGTGGTAACAAAGCGATCATCGTCAACGGTGAAGCTGGCAGCACCCTGCAGTTAGAGGGTAATGACAGTCAGTGGACTATGTCGCAAAGCGATTACCAGTATCAAGGTAACACCTATAACGTCTGGACTTCAGGTACCTCCGGTATCGAAGTACTGGTCGAGAATACGGTGAACCCGGTCATCCTGTAATAGCTTAACCGAAAGGACTGCCGCAAGGCAGTCCTTTCGGGACACTGATTAATTTACCAATAACTGAATAACCCAGGAGTAAACATGTTTAGGGAAAACAAGGGGTCTAAAGTGAATAAGCTGACAACGCTATTACGCGTATCCGCTGCGGGTGCAATTCCTGCTTTACTGGCCTTTAGCGTAACGGCTGCTGGTGTACCGGCAAATGACGTGATGGAAATCAGCTCAACGGAAGAAGCCGCTACTGCTGCTGCACCGGTAGTACTGACCCATACCGGCACTCAATATGTACCGGTTTCCAGAGTGAGCGAAAGTCTGGCACAGGTCGTGTTCTACCGTACAACGGGTGGTGCAGACGTAGGCGTATCTAACGTTTACATCGACCGTGAATTCCAGGGCGCGCTGAGAAACGGTGAATTCACCGTGTTCTGCGTGGAGCCTGGCAAACACATCATCGAAGCCTATGCGGATGATGCGCCGAACTATGGCGGTAAAGAAACGCCAAAATCCATCGCTCGTCTGAATGGTGGTAAAACTTACTTTATCGAAACCAACAGTGTACCGGGCGTGGGAACACCAATCGCGGTGACCCGTACCCAAGCCGAAAGCAAACTGTTTGGCTACAAAGGTGGTGCGACCATCAACCGCGCTTCCGCAGTACGCGCCTGTGACTACATTGGTGGTTCACCATTAGGCAACGTACTGTTCAGCTTCGCCGGTAAAAACGTATCGGATATCGAAGCGGGCGGCGTAGAAATCGTACAAAACATGGCAAACCACATCAACGGCCTGCCAGCAGGTTCGAATGTAAACATCGTTGGTCATGCTGACCCGGTGGGTAACGCATCGTTTAACCAGAAGCTGTCAGTACAGCGTGCAGAAACCGTGAAGAAGATGTTGATCTCCTACGGCGTATCACCATCAGTACTGTCCGTTAGCGGCCAGGGCGCCAACAACCCAACGGTTGACTGTACCGGCCTGCCAAACAACGAACGCAACTTCTGTAACCGCGCTAACCGCCGCGTCGACACCATGATCCAAACCGGCAACGGTTATTAAGAGTAAAACACCGGCCCAATATATACCGGGCCGGTTTGAATATTTCTGAAAGGTTTTGAAATTATCAAAGCCAATCGGAGGGAGAGGCCGCCGTTGGGGTCGACTTGGCGCAAGCCAACGAAGCGCCCCTAGGCGGACTAGGCCCGGCGCCCACAAGGGCTAAGTACAACCGGTCTTCCGGCCGAATATAAAGGCGATATAAGCACATTATCTTTACGGCCGGAATATCCACAAAAGCTAATTTAATAATTTAAAACAACACATTAACCCAATGATACGGCCAGCAGATTCCAGCGAGTCTCCTGCCCGTATCAACAAATAGAAGCTAAAAGCACCAACAACAGGAATAACGATAACTATGAGTCAGGATTTCGCCCCCGCAACGGACGCTCAACAAGACAGCTTACTCTGGTCCGTTCAGTGGCTGGCCGCATACTACAATAAACCAGCCAGTGCAGCGGTACTGTACGCCGGGCTGCCTAAAGAGCCGAAGCTCACCTCCCAGCTTGCCCTGCGCATGCTGGACCAGATCGGCATGGGCGTCGCCTGGGTCGAACGGGATCTGGACCAGTTATTCTCCTACCTGTTCCCGGTGGTGCTCACCCGTAAAGACGGCAGCCACTGCATAGTTACTGAGCGCAGCAGCGGCAAAGGGGCTGGTTCATCCTACCGGGTGATCCTGCCGGAAAACGGCGGTGAAGTGACGCTGTCAGCCCGCGCGCTGGAAGAGATGTACTCCGGTTACGCCCTGTTGTGTAACCCCAAACCGAAACTGGATGAACGCAGCAACGACTGCCTGCCGGAGCCAAATAAAGAAGGCCACTGGCTGTTCTCCACCCTGTGGCGCTACCGCCACTACTTCGCCAGCGCAGCCCTTGCGGCATTACTGGCTAACGTCCTGACGCTGGCCTCCACCTTCTTCACCATGAACGTGTATGACCGGGTGGTACCAACTCAGGCCTATGTCACCTTATGGTCACTGGGTATTGGCGTGTTCATCGCTATCATCTTCGAATTTGTCTCAAGGCTAGTAAGAGCTCATCTGTTTGATATTGCAGGTAAAAAGGCCGACTTACTGCTGGGTACCATGCTGTTCAGACAGGTACTGGGGATCCGCATGGAGAGCAAACCGCAGTCCTCCGGGGCCTTTGCTAACCAGCTGCGTGAATTTGAATCGGTGCGGGATTTTGTCACCTCGGCAACCCTGTCGACCCTGTCGGATCTGCCGTTCTGTGCCCTGTTCCTGTTCATCATCTATCTGGTGGCGGGTCCGCTGGTACTGGTTCCGCTGTGTGCCGTACCGATTATCCTGATAGTCAGCCTGTGTGTGCAGTGGCCGCTGGCGAAAAACATGAAGGAAAACCTGCGGGAAATCTCCCTTAAGCAGGGTCTGTTGATTGAAACCATCGATGGTCTGGAATCACTGAAAGCCGCTCAGGGTGAAGGCGTGATGCAAAAGCGCTGGGAAGACTTCAGTGCATTAGCCGCTGCTACTTCAATGAAGTCCAAGGCGCTGTCCAGCACCACTACCACTTTCGTCAGCTTTATGCAGCAACTGACCACGGTAGCCATCGTTATCTGGGGTGTGTACTTAATTCACGCCGGTGAACTGACCATGGGTTCAATGATTGGTGCGGTGATCTTATCCGGCCGTACCCTGTCGCCTCTGGGTTCAGTGGTGGGGCTGACCCTGCGCTTCCAGCAGGCGAAAGCAGCGCTGAGTTCCCTGAATCAACTGATGAAAATGCCGACCGAGCGCGACGAGAATATTCACTATCTGTCAGCGCCTAATTTCACCGGCAACCTGCGCTTAAAGGGTGTCAACTTCAGCTACCCGAGCGGCAATATGATGATGGCGGCACCGGTAGTGCTGCAAAAAATCAATATCTCCATTCGTCGGGGTGAGCGTGTGGCGATCCTCGGCAGTATCGGCAGTGGTAAATCCACCCTGCTGAAAGTAATGGCGCGGCTGTTCCAGCCGGGCGGTGGTCAGCTGATGATCGATAACGTGGATGCCACTCAGGTGGATCCGGCGGACTGGCGTACCTCGGTGGGCTATGTGGGACAAGACAGTCGTCTGTTCTTCGGCACCCTGCGGGAAAACGTCACCATCGGAAATCCATCGGTAGCGACTGAAGAGCTGCTACAGGTAGCCCGTATGACCGGGCTGGATAAAGTAGCTTCCCGCCATCCACTGGGCTTTGAAATGCCAATCGGTGAAATGGGACAGGGGATTTCCGGCGGTCAGAAACAGCTGGTGTCGCTGGCGCGCTGCCTGCTGCTAAAACCAAAAATTCTGCTGATGGATGAACCGACCAGTTCGATGGATGCCATGACCGAACTGCAATTTATCAATAAATTAAAAACCTCCATTACTGACCAGACGGTGGTGCTGGTAACACATCGCTTCTCACTACTGGAGCTGGTAGACCGGCTGATCGTGCTGGATGACGGCAAGGTAGTGGCAGATGGGCCGAAAGATGAGGTTATCGCCGCATTAAAGGCCAACGGTAAGGCGCAGTAATCGATATTTTTGGCGATCGGAAGTGTGGAGTAAAAACGATCGCCAACAGGGAAGTTAGTTACAGATAGCATTAGATGGCGCAGATAGCGCTAGGGAAGACAGGCTTTATGACAGACAAGATACAAAAAGTGGGTGGCGCTTCGCTTTCAGTAGCAAAAGCACCGGCACCGACAGGAAAAGTAAAAAGCAGCGATCTGCCGTTTATGCGTGACTTACAGGAAGCATTAATCGAGCAGAAGACGCCGTTCAGCCTGATCATGCTGTATTTGATCGGTGCAATTTTAATTATCGCCATTGTCTGGGCGAAGTTTGCACGAGTGGAAGAAATTACCCTGGGAGAGGGGCGGATTATTCCTGCCAGCCGCGAGCAGATAATCCAGAGCCTGGAAGGCGGGATCCTGGAAGAGCTGAACGTGCGTGAAGGGGATATCGTCGAAAAAGGTCAGGTGCTGTTGAAAATTGACCCGACCCGTGCCGGAGCGGTCTATCGCGAAGGGGTTTCCAAGGTCATTGGCCTGAAAGGTACCATCACCCGTTTACGGGCCGAAGCCTACGGCACCCCGCTGGTGTTCCCGGCGGACGTGATGGCGGTGCCATCAGTAGTGAAAGATGAAACTCAGGCCTATGGCGCCCGTAAGCAGACGTTGGACGAGAGTGTTAAAACTCTGCAAACCAGCCTGAAGCTGGCGGAAGACGAAATCAATTTGTCCGAACCACTGATGCAGAAGGGGTTAATGTCAGAAGTGGAACTGCTGAGAATGCGCCGTCAGGCCAACGAGTTCCGCCTGCAAATTGCCGAGCGTCAGAACCGCTTCCGCTCTGAGGCTAACGCCGAGCTGAACAAATTTGAGAGCGAGCTGGCCCAGAGCGTGGAGAACGTGGCAGCCCGTGAAGACGTAATGAATCGTACCACCATCGTGGCACCGGTGCGCGGCACGGTGAATAACATCAAAGTAACCACCGTTGGCGGGGTTATCCAGCAGGGCGGTGAGATCATGGCGATTATTCCGCTGGAAGATCAACTGCTGGTGGAAGCGAAGATTAAACCGTCGGATGTGGCATTCCTGCATCCCGGCCTGAAGGCTACCGTCAAAATTACCGCTTATGACTACGCTATTTACGGCGGCCTGAGCGGCACGCTGGAACACATCAGTGCCGACACCCTGAAAGATGAAGACAAGATGCGTCAGGGACGTGGCGATACTACCTATTACCGGGTGTTAGTACGTACTGACAAAGCGGCGTTAACCGCCAAAGACAAAGTGTTCCCGATTATGCCGGGCATGATAGCCACGGTGGAAATCAGAACGGGAGAGAAAACCATACTGGATTACATCCTGAAACCAGTGTTAAAGGCCAGAGAAGCGTTCCGGGAGCGTTAATAAATATATGAAGATGAAACAACTGGCCCTGCTGACGCTATCCTTATCGGTGACGGTGACAACCGCCATGTCAGCACAGGTGGACGATAAATTATTACAGGCGTTACAGCCAGGGCGTCGTGCGGGTGCGGTAAATCAGCCTCCTCCACCGGCAGTAAAACCAAAAGCGGTTGCCATACCTGTGGCACAGGCCGAACCGGTGATTATCACGCCAACACCGGTTTCTGCAACGGCGGCCCGTGAGGTGACTCCGGCGATTATTGTGCCACCACCCGCACCGGTATCTACAGTAGGTCGTGATGGTAATAGCTGGTCGACAGGCACTAAGCCTGCCGCTGTGCCAGTTGCTACTGCCAGCAGTAATAGTAATAAAGGTTGGATACAGGATACTCTTGCTCAGCCAGCGCCTGAACCAGTCCGCCAGCCAGCAGACAATGATAGTCAGATGACTGAGCTGATGGATATTGACGTGACAGAGACTGCGCCAACAAAAGCAGTGGCAAATAGTACGCCGGCTCCAGTAACTGTGTCAGAGCCGCAACCGGTCAGAACCGCACAAAATCCGGCACCGATTGTCCCGATGGTCACTGCACCGATCGCTACGGTAGGGCGTGATGGTAAAAGTTGGGTGGTAAAAGACAGTTCATCTCAACAGGTTAAACCATCAGCAGTCGTGGCATCAGCGTCAGATAATGATGCAATGGAATTTACCGCCCTTGATGCGGCAGATAGCAAAGCAGAAACCATTGCTAATACCACACCAGTTCAGGTTGTGGAGCCGGAACCAAAGCGTAATGCACAGAACCCTGCGCCTATCGCAGCCAGTCAGCCGTCCAGTGTTAAAACCACTGTGGCAACGGCCAGCAGTCATGATACGGAGCAACTTGCCTTTAGCGATCTGGCATCGGATAGCGAACCGATGACGGTATCCACGCCGGTGAAACCGGATGAAAGCAAACAGGCAACGCTGCTGGCAGATACCCGGCCGCTGGTTCAGCCAGCCGGAGCTAATAATAACGACTTTACTAAAACAGATGACAAAGTTCAGCAGGATATTCTGAACTGGGTGGTAACTGATACCTCGCTAGCCGCACCAGAAGATGGGCAACAGGCAGGTATCTCTGTAAATACCGGAGGTTATGCCACTAAACCGCCAGTTGCTGGTAAAGGCATTCCGTCCATTGAGTTTGTGAAAACTACTGTGCGTCAGGCATTGAACTTTAGTCCGGAAATTCGTAACGCCCAGGCTGCATTTACCGCGGCTAAATATGATGTGGATGAAATCAAAGGTACCCGCTGGCCGCAGGTGAAAGTAGGCGCTAACTCGCCTGTTTCTAACTTTGGTAGCGGTACGCGCAACAATAACTCTTCTGATGTGAGTGATACCAGTGGTTCAGTCTCGGTAACCACAACGGTGTTTGATTTTGGCAAAACTGGCAGCGGTATTCAGAGTGCGGAAGAACTGTCTAAGTCATCGTTACAGGCGGTGAAGTTAACCCGTAACCAGATTGCCTATCAGACCATTGAGGGCCTGTTAACGTTGGATAAGTTTCAAAAAGACATCAAAGTGGCAAAGGCTTACGAAAAGCGGATGTCGGATCTGGTGAGTATGCTGTCGCAAATTACCCAGACCGATAAAGGCCGCGGCAGCGAACTGGTACAGGCCCGCGCCAAACTATTGCAAGCCCAGACTAACGTGCAGCAGCTGGAAAGCAGCTGGCGCGATACCCAGATTATGATGACCCGTCTGCTGGGGCGTGAAGCGCAACTACCAGAAAATCTGGCGTGGAATGAATCCAATATCAGTTCGGGCAGTATTCTGGCCTCGCTGGATAACCATCCACAAATCCAGCGTGCAAAAGCGGAAGTTCAGGCCAGCCTGCATAAAGCGGATGCCATCAAATCCTCTGCTTATCCCAACATCAATTGGGTGGTGTCAAAAAGCACCGCTAAAGATACCTACGGTGACGAGCAGTCCTGGTATACGGGCATCAATGTGGAGTGGGATCTGTTTACCGGCGGTTCGGCGTCGGCATCTCAGGCCGCAGCAGTACAACGTGCTCAGGCCACCCAGATGCAGTTTGAAACCACAGTATTGGAACTGAAATACAAAATCCGCAGCATGATCCAGGTGCGTGATTCCGCTTTTGAAAGGGCGAAAGAGTATCGGGCACTGTCGTCGGAAACCGATCGGGTCAGAACCATGTTCTATGAG from Limnobaculum xujianqingii encodes:
- a CDS encoding OmpA family protein, which encodes MFRENKGSKVNKLTTLLRVSAAGAIPALLAFSVTAAGVPANDVMEISSTEEAATAAAPVVLTHTGTQYVPVSRVSESLAQVVFYRTTGGADVGVSNVYIDREFQGALRNGEFTVFCVEPGKHIIEAYADDAPNYGGKETPKSIARLNGGKTYFIETNSVPGVGTPIAVTRTQAESKLFGYKGGATINRASAVRACDYIGGSPLGNVLFSFAGKNVSDIEAGGVEIVQNMANHINGLPAGSNVNIVGHADPVGNASFNQKLSVQRAETVKKMLISYGVSPSVLSVSGQGANNPTVDCTGLPNNERNFCNRANRRVDTMIQTGNGY
- a CDS encoding type I secretion system permease/ATPase; protein product: MSQDFAPATDAQQDSLLWSVQWLAAYYNKPASAAVLYAGLPKEPKLTSQLALRMLDQIGMGVAWVERDLDQLFSYLFPVVLTRKDGSHCIVTERSSGKGAGSSYRVILPENGGEVTLSARALEEMYSGYALLCNPKPKLDERSNDCLPEPNKEGHWLFSTLWRYRHYFASAALAALLANVLTLASTFFTMNVYDRVVPTQAYVTLWSLGIGVFIAIIFEFVSRLVRAHLFDIAGKKADLLLGTMLFRQVLGIRMESKPQSSGAFANQLREFESVRDFVTSATLSTLSDLPFCALFLFIIYLVAGPLVLVPLCAVPIILIVSLCVQWPLAKNMKENLREISLKQGLLIETIDGLESLKAAQGEGVMQKRWEDFSALAAATSMKSKALSSTTTTFVSFMQQLTTVAIVIWGVYLIHAGELTMGSMIGAVILSGRTLSPLGSVVGLTLRFQQAKAALSSLNQLMKMPTERDENIHYLSAPNFTGNLRLKGVNFSYPSGNMMMAAPVVLQKINISIRRGERVAILGSIGSGKSTLLKVMARLFQPGGGQLMIDNVDATQVDPADWRTSVGYVGQDSRLFFGTLRENVTIGNPSVATEELLQVARMTGLDKVASRHPLGFEMPIGEMGQGISGGQKQLVSLARCLLLKPKILLMDEPTSSMDAMTELQFINKLKTSITDQTVVLVTHRFSLLELVDRLIVLDDGKVVADGPKDEVIAALKANGKAQ
- a CDS encoding HlyD family type I secretion periplasmic adaptor subunit, which produces MTDKIQKVGGASLSVAKAPAPTGKVKSSDLPFMRDLQEALIEQKTPFSLIMLYLIGAILIIAIVWAKFARVEEITLGEGRIIPASREQIIQSLEGGILEELNVREGDIVEKGQVLLKIDPTRAGAVYREGVSKVIGLKGTITRLRAEAYGTPLVFPADVMAVPSVVKDETQAYGARKQTLDESVKTLQTSLKLAEDEINLSEPLMQKGLMSEVELLRMRRQANEFRLQIAERQNRFRSEANAELNKFESELAQSVENVAAREDVMNRTTIVAPVRGTVNNIKVTTVGGVIQQGGEIMAIIPLEDQLLVEAKIKPSDVAFLHPGLKATVKITAYDYAIYGGLSGTLEHISADTLKDEDKMRQGRGDTTYYRVLVRTDKAALTAKDKVFPIMPGMIATVEIRTGEKTILDYILKPVLKAREAFRER
- a CDS encoding TolC family protein, with translation MKMKQLALLTLSLSVTVTTAMSAQVDDKLLQALQPGRRAGAVNQPPPPAVKPKAVAIPVAQAEPVIITPTPVSATAAREVTPAIIVPPPAPVSTVGRDGNSWSTGTKPAAVPVATASSNSNKGWIQDTLAQPAPEPVRQPADNDSQMTELMDIDVTETAPTKAVANSTPAPVTVSEPQPVRTAQNPAPIVPMVTAPIATVGRDGKSWVVKDSSSQQVKPSAVVASASDNDAMEFTALDAADSKAETIANTTPVQVVEPEPKRNAQNPAPIAASQPSSVKTTVATASSHDTEQLAFSDLASDSEPMTVSTPVKPDESKQATLLADTRPLVQPAGANNNDFTKTDDKVQQDILNWVVTDTSLAAPEDGQQAGISVNTGGYATKPPVAGKGIPSIEFVKTTVRQALNFSPEIRNAQAAFTAAKYDVDEIKGTRWPQVKVGANSPVSNFGSGTRNNNSSDVSDTSGSVSVTTTVFDFGKTGSGIQSAEELSKSSLQAVKLTRNQIAYQTIEGLLTLDKFQKDIKVAKAYEKRMSDLVSMLSQITQTDKGRGSELVQARAKLLQAQTNVQQLESSWRDTQIMMTRLLGREAQLPENLAWNESNISSGSILASLDNHPQIQRAKAEVQASLHKADAIKSSAYPNINWVVSKSTAKDTYGDEQSWYTGINVEWDLFTGGSASASQAAAVQRAQATQMQFETTVLELKYKIRSMIQVRDSAFERAKEYRALSSETDRVRTMFYEQWYYLGKRSLLDVLTAENDHFNNQISAINNEFDGYTANINIMAESAMLLGWLGMPVY